The Ictalurus punctatus breed USDA103 chromosome 6, Coco_2.0, whole genome shotgun sequence DNA segment CGTAGTGCAGTGATCTTTAAAAGAAACACGGTCCGAATGAAATGATAGAGGCCCAGTAGTTACGGTAGGAAATTGCTCTGTAACTTTGACAAACGGTTTTATCTTTTGTCTGGATCATATCGTATTTCAGTAGAATACTAGTGGATACTGCAGTGATTATTTGATATGGCAGGGTATGGGAAACACATTTAAACTGACTGAAACGTCCAGCGAGATGCCCAGGTCCTGTAGTGTAGGGCCGGAGTCTAACGGATATTGCTGGTATCGTTGTTCTAGCACATATATTAAACCTGGTATAAACTGCTCATTTAATAGAAGTGTTTTCGAGCAGGAAAAACTATGCCCACAAAATTGAAAATGGGCAGCAGGGGATTATATACTGTTTCTATCAATGACCTTGATTGTTtgtaaaatactgtacatcttttacACACATTTTCCCAGAGTTGCATATCTGAACTTTGGTACACCTCAACGGTGTACTACACAGAAAACAATgtgaaagaaataaagcaaCAAAAGATTTTACCCAACTGAGTTAGAACGCTTTGTACATGGTTTTCAAAGGCTCGCAGAACAGTATGTAAGCACAAAAACTAACACTATGAACTACAAACTTTCCACACACACGGACATCAGATTTGGCCTCGGAGGCCGACGATGCTCTTACAGACAATTTGTCACATTCCTCTTCTGGGGAATTTGCACAAAGGTTTCTTGCACACCATCAGGTTAAACCAGATTCCTTAAGCTTCACAAATTTGACAGATATTTAGGGTGGAGGTTTTTTCCTGATGTAAAAAAATGCAACCAAGGTAAATCATGCGAGATCCTTTTGTGATATAGAAACCCATGTGATTTGTTGAAAaactcattttttttaaacctagcATATGACTGTGCTCAAAACGATCCCATTAGCACATCATGTTCAAACTCGAGCTCAAACGTAAATCATCGGTGTCGTCAATGATACGTTTCTacttaaccccaaataaagagcAGCTGATTACGCAGGAATCtcctggtttcatctgacttctgaagccatggtccataAAGAGCTTACTAAGCATGTACGAGATCTCAGTGTCAAACAGTATCGATTGGGACAGATTTTAGAATAAACAAGTTTAAGGCGTGCTGCATGACGAAGTACACACATGGGACAGTCACTAAAGAAGCCCTTGAGACCAAATATGCTAACTAACCCGAGGGTACACCTGATTGACTCCTGGACTAGGGAGGAACGTAACACCTGTCAAGCTTGTCAATCTGTTATACTCGCCGGTTAATTATAACTGGGTTTTTACCTCAAGGACTTCTCTAGTGTCTGTCCCACGTGTGCAATTTGTCACGCAACACATCTTAAACTTGTTTATTCTAAGACCTGGACGCAAACCCGATGTGCTGAACTATGATTCCAGGATATAGTCATATAAAAACCTCTTGAGGACTGAAGAGATgctttattctttaataaaatagcACGATTACTTAGCTGTAGAACTGTAAATCAGGATGACACGGAACAACGAGAACTGTGACAAGAGTTAGTTCACAAATAAGCCGAGATCACACTTTATCGTTCCTATAACCAGAGAACGCTGGGACCACTAACACGGTAAACTTTGCACAGTCCAAATGTGAACCTCTAAATGGAACTACTGGCAATCAAACACAAGCTCGTATTCCTTACAGTGATGACAAATTATCACAGGTCATCACTGAGGACGTGAGTTGAAGCACTGCTTCCTGAGCAGCACAATTACAGCATGAAGAACAAACCAAACCTTGTTTCAAAAATACAGACTTAAAAACAACACTTAAAATAACATAGGTGAGATATATGTGATGAACAGAAAGGGAAAGTATGCCCTCCTTTAattccatgtttttatttatcaggacCTAAAtcattgtgtggtcctcaccgaCTTCTAAAAAGAAATAGCCTCAAGgtgacaacaataacaacaacaaaaaaaacatccagaaaccaggtgggaaaaaTAAGTGCATGCTATAATTACAGTAACAGGtagaaccatccatccatcttctataccgctgaTCCTTTTCAGgctcacggggaacctggagcctatcccaggacgcatggggcacaaggcgttattggcagggtgccaatccattgcagggcacaatcacacacacacccattcatacactacagacactcatgcatgtgtttggactgggggaggaaaccggaggaaacccccgcagcacggggagaacatgcacactccgcacacacagggccacggtgggaatcgaacccccgaccctggaggtgtgaggcgaacgtgctaataGTTCTCTCAATTATTTCTTTGAggcaaataaatataaatgaccaAATCCTCAAAGATTCAAGCttcaagtgtttgttttttaacctcAAATAGGGACTCTCTCATTTCATGGTCAGCCAGAACTATAGAGCAtccagaaaaatatatattttgctaGTAGTGCTAGTGTTTTTACAATTTACTCTATTTGGCATAACAAATATCACAATGAATAGTGGGAGGCCTTGGAGGGTTTACAACCAGATAAACAGACTATAAACACTTTTAGAGCTTCACTCACTTAATTAGTAGTGTCTGCTAGTACTTCAGTTCCATTTTTACTTTGCATTTCACGTTGTATTTCCTTGTAAAGCTGTAGAAATGTCTGGATTACGCAATTCTAAGTGCTAAGTGAGAGTACCAGAGGTGTTGTGGACTTGCCTTTTTGTTTCGCGTCGTGAACAGACCCCATGGGGCTCCATCTCTTAGAAAGGATTTCTACTATCCAGGGTGCTTCTGATACACATTAACCCTGGACAAAATGCCCAATGGGAGCAAAGAAAAGTCAAGTGCTTGGCAAATTTCACAAGTGAAAGATAATTAAAAGGTTGGTATCTCTCATCTCCTAATGTTACCCGATACACTTGTGTGCTTTGTATAAAATACAGTAGGGTCTGTTACGAGCTCTTTACTACTATTTTCGtagtctttcttcttcttcctttgtGATAGAACAGCACACCAATGGATACAAGTCCAGACTGCAGCCTTTACCTTTTTACTCGGAATAGTCAGGATCCCATGTGATGACAGCTGAACTCCACCTGAGCTGCATGGGGGCAAGTCAGTAGCCTTGTACATTCACAGATGTACACATCATTTAACTGTTATTGTCAATATGGTGTGCAGAACATATAAAAACCCATCCAGGAAATAACCTAGAAAAATACTTCCTTACTCACACAGCTATACAaacatcagccaatcacgtggcagcagagcaatgcataaaatcatacagctACAAATCACAAGCTTCAGTTAAATTTCACACCAAATGAGAATGGGGGGAAATGGGATCACTGAAATGCTGACCGTGGCACGGTTGACGGTTtggaatatttcagaaactgctgagctCCTGGGACTTTCATGCAAAAACATCTCTAAAGAGcactctgctgctgctgcaacaTAATTGGCTGTTTGgaaaattgcatgaatgagcaggaaTGATACAGATGTTGCTTAAatttatgtgtttgtatgtgattTACTATTGAATATCTGTGTGATGTAATGTTCATAGCAGTTCTGATTGGACTTACTTTAACCAGTCTCCAGCACTCCGCTATAATGGCATACTGGACTCGATTTAGTGCAAAGCCATCGATCTCCCTCCTGAGGCGAACAGGGGCCTGCCCCACTTCCTTCATCAATTCAAAAGCCATCTCCATAGCCGTCGGCAAGGTCGCAGGGTGAGGAACCAGTTCTACGAGACGAACATAGTAAGGTGGGTTCACCTGTAAAATGAAAGGAACATACCAATTATTGCAACACAGTCCTTCCCTCGGGGAAAACAATGCGCTGTGCTTGGCGTTGTTAAAGATAAGATGCTGCTGGACTGTCCCCTCTTATATGTTTCTAGCTAATCCCTGATGCTCAGCATTAAACATGTAACTGTAAACCATTCACTTTTTGGTACACAGACACTTCAGTAACCCTGAACACTGTACTAGATGGAAATACGAGTCCATGGCAGTCCATCCGAgggcatctcacacacacacgttcactcattcacacagtCCTTCGTATCTTGGAGCGATTTATCATAGCCGATGTACCTGCTGGCATGTTTCTGGGAAGTGGTGGGAAGCCAGAGTACCTTTAGGAAACCAATACTGatacagggagaacattcaaaacTCTGGACAGGAAGTAACTGGGCTTTGGGATTAGAAcccagaccctggagctgtgaggtgataAACCCTACCCTCTATCATAGACTCCTCTGAGGATTCCTATACAAAATACAGTGTTACAGTGCAAACCTCACTGACCGGGTGGGATATGAGACAGCGTTTTGGGTTCTGGACTAGAGAGAAGATGTTGCTCGGCATCAGACACGAGGTGGAGCTGCTGAGGACCGTGTCCTCACCCACGTGATTTTCCACAGCCTGGAAAACAGCCTGCTTGGCCTGTAGTTCCTCAAAAACACACTCCTAACAAGAAAAACCATGCTCAGATTGAAGAAAGTGAACATTTCGACAGTGAAATAAATTATAACTATGACAACTATTGTATGACAAACACATTTGTGCTTTTAGCCAGTAAGTTGTATTTTGTAGCattgaaattttttaaataagagtcTTCAATaacattagattttttttttttgaggactATATAACAAAACCATACACGCTGATAAGATTTAGTTGCCAAGAGATTAGAATCACATTCACTGGATTGCCATTAGCTCGAAGGCTGAAAAGCCTAAACTTTTCCTTGTGTGGTTAATATAATTATCAAACAACACAAAACGGTGATTAGACACATCATTTCCTGTTAGGACCTGAACTTATCTGCTGCTGCATTCAGAACATGCTTTCGACTACACACACTTGAATGAGAATGAAAGTCTCTCTCAGAACTATGATGAAATATAAGTCATCAGGAAGGATTAGTCTTACAACCATGTCTTTCCGTGTTGGcaataaacaaaagcaaaataatGACTAGCAACATTCTCATTCCATCTCTACTGTATGTCAGCATCGCCTTCTTTGCgacataaaacctttttttccaTCGCTACGGTTTTCTCCGTCTGCTTTATTTCACAACAAACTGTACTTGTATTGACTGAAAAGCTCAAAAGAGTACTGCGCTCATTCAAAACTATTTATTCAGAGAAACTGTTTAAGGTTATAGTACTCATGCAGAAGTAAATGTCAAATATCAATGCATAACAAAGATGGTGGCTGAATATGAGGTTAgaaatcacacatttaaaagTATCCACTggtataaacatttttaatccaGTTTTATGCATAATTTTTCAATTATTCCTGCCTCAGGATTGGCACACCAGAACAATTAAGATGTAGACAGAATACTTGATGGATGTGTTTAGTGGATCATGTCAATACTTTACCTGCACAAAAAATGCTCCCTCTAGTGCCTGTGAAAGGTCATCATGACTGCTCAGCTGACTCAACTGCTCTGAAGCACTGAGATTTCCTCTAAGCATTTGAGCTTCCTGAAGCTCCTCTACTTGCTTCCTGCTCAAGTATGAACACAACAAGTTTCTCTTTTCAATATTATGTACACGATATGCTacggccttcacagtcaccacaTCTCAAAACCATTTGAACACCTGTGGGGGATGTTGGGCTGATGTGTGACAGtgctctccaccaccaccatcgaAAAACAAATGGAGGGAATATTTTTGGGAGGAATGGAGTTCATTAGTTGAGTAGAGTTCCAGAGACTCGTAGAATTTATGGTAAGGCACACTGATGTGGTTCTGATGGCTTgtggtggcccaacaccttactaacaCACTTTGATATATCTTTCATTTAATGtatccatccctctctctctctctttttctctttctgcgtgtgtgtgtataatgccTGTGTTAAGATACAGCAATACAGTACTACATGTAGAGCAATACTCGACCAAGACCATTATGACAACATAATGTTTGGCGTATGAACGGCAGTACtaaatttaaagaaaaagaaaaagatctttaaacaaaataataacaaattacaccgatcatccttttcaaaagtttacacccccctggctcttaatgtatcgtggtaccttcttgagcatcagtgaatgtttgcaccttttgtaatagtcgtgtatgagtccctcggtcgtcctcagtgtgaaaagatggatctcaacatcatatagtcgctgttagaaagggctcaaatatgcagaagatgctggaaaagcaaaaaatttgcaggacctggaggatttttctgaagaacagtgggcagtttaactgctcaggacaaacaagggactcatgaacaactatcacataACAAACACATcagtggatcatccaggtaacgacgcacggtattaagaatcaagtgtatgtaaacttttgaacaaggtatttttttatttttttttaaataaattcagctattatgttgtcttgtggactatatgtaaacatattttacgtgaaatagcttattcaggacagtgctaaataaaaaaacaatgggatttttatgatccctcttattgtGTTAACAGTAtaaagatttagcagattctgcaaggggtatgcaaacttttgggcacaactgtatatgaCAAAATGTCCTGCTACACTCTATACTGAAAAATAGGTATAAATTCACTATATACACAGCTACTCATGATGTATCACCGCTGTATCATGTGTTACGTGACAGGGTAGGTTTAAGACTTAAAGTCATTTCAGAAGACGTTATCTTGCACCAAATCACAGGGATGAAGtaactatacaaataaagtatCTAGTAGTGAGGCTGGTAAATTATACATCCACTAAAgttaaatattaacttttgttaatatttaatagcggtttgttttcagtgtttcGCCTGGAAATTATTCATGTTCTGCCACTTCACAGGATAACAATTAACTTAAAGTAATGCCTAGCATTTTCTACTAATGTGTCACAGACCTGATTTCTGCAATGGCCCTCGATGCTTGTCCCGGCTGATTGTCATAGATTTTAACCCTGTAACCTCCGCTTAAGAACACCATGGCCCAGGAGCGGCCAATTAGCCCACTGAAAGATAAAAACCATCCAGGTTTATGTTATATAAAGACATGATTAACATTGGGAGATCTCTGTAAGATCCATGGACAATGAGCGAGGCTACATGGGAACTCACTGATATCAATCttacaatatttaaattgcCCCAAGCCATTGTGCCAACTGTTAATTTGTCAAGATCTGTCAAACAATTAATAGGTATTAAAGATCAACATCAAGTAGTGAGTGAAtgactgagtgaatgaatgaatgaatgaatgaatgaatgagagctGGAGTAGGAAAAGTAACACCATACTCTTCCTTCACAACATATTATTAGATAATATTAGGACAACAGCCTTAACATTTACCCAACACGTGATTAATCGCATaacgttataaataaacaggcaAATAtccatatgcatatgcatatccATATCCATATCAAAGGTCGAGCAGAAACTCAAACCGTGCAGCTGCAGGAAGTGAGCTCCACAGGGTTGCAGCGTTTCCGGTATTAGATATATTTAACAGTTATTTAACTAGCTGACTTAAAACTAAAAGTCATTAACATGCTCACCTTCCAACAACTGTAATTATTTTCCCTTTATACGAAGACATCGTGCACGGTTACT contains these protein-coding regions:
- the cryl1 gene encoding lambda-crystallin homolog isoform X1; the encoded protein is MVFLSGGYRVKIYDNQPGQASRAIAEIRKQVEELQEAQMLRGNLSASEQLSQLSSHDDLSQALEGAFFVQECVFEELQAKQAVFQAVENHVGEDTVLSSSTSCLMPSNIFSLVQNPKRCLISHPVNPPYYVRLVELVPHPATLPTAMEMAFELMKEVGQAPVRLRREIDGFALNRVQYAIIAECWRLVKDNVISVKDIDLVMSEGLGMRYAFIGPIETMHLNAPNGLEDYLGRYREGMRRVLSSFGPTPEFDGEAAARINKEICEFIPSDQENLSARRERRDQLLMRLAKLKK
- the cryl1 gene encoding lambda-crystallin homolog (The RefSeq protein has 1 substitution compared to this genomic sequence), translating into MLRGNLSASEQLSQLSSHDDLSQALEGAFFVQECVFEELQAKQAVFQAVENHVGEDTILSSSTSCLMPSNIFSLVQNPKRCLISHPVNPPYYVRLVELVPHPATLPTAMEMAFELMKEVGQAPVRLRREIDGFALNRVQYAIIAECWRLVKDNVISVKDIDLVMSEGLGMRYAFIGPIETMHLNAPNGLEDYLGRYREGMRRVLSSFGPTPEFDGEAAARINKEICEFIPSDQENLSARRERRDQLLMRLAKLKK